The Halosimplex litoreum genome has a window encoding:
- a CDS encoding MBL fold metallo-hydrolase — MDVTLLGTGDTTGTPTPGCDCETCERARERGVERSRFSVHVRNERTGESLLVDTSPDFRHQFLTSDAALPDAAVITHVHFDHLDGLGHAYRLLDHLPVHAADERDPETGESVAGTVRRRYDYLDQVEVVAETPFQSFETCGFEVTLVPVDHPPLVCYGLAIEDPETGAKLSLSGDSTYGIGEESRATLADPDLLLADGIVTADLCEHHPAGGNHFDADGVARTFGTKHMTVEGAVALGEDLDAEETRVVHVSHFLHADRAFEAPLAVDGERYEL, encoded by the coding sequence CTCCTCGGGACGGGCGACACGACGGGGACGCCGACGCCCGGCTGTGACTGTGAGACCTGCGAGCGCGCCCGCGAGCGAGGCGTCGAGCGCTCGCGGTTCTCGGTTCACGTCCGCAACGAGCGCACCGGCGAGTCGCTGCTCGTCGACACCAGCCCCGACTTCCGCCACCAGTTCCTCACGTCCGACGCAGCGCTACCCGACGCCGCGGTGATCACGCACGTTCACTTCGACCACCTCGACGGTCTGGGCCACGCCTACCGACTCCTCGACCACCTGCCGGTCCACGCCGCCGACGAGCGCGACCCCGAGACCGGCGAGAGCGTCGCCGGGACGGTCCGCCGACGCTACGACTACCTCGATCAGGTCGAGGTGGTCGCCGAGACTCCCTTCCAGTCGTTCGAGACCTGTGGGTTCGAGGTGACGCTGGTCCCCGTCGACCACCCGCCGCTCGTCTGCTACGGCCTCGCGATCGAGGACCCCGAGACCGGCGCGAAACTCTCTCTCTCCGGTGATTCGACCTACGGCATCGGCGAGGAGTCACGCGCGACCCTCGCCGACCCGGACCTGTTGCTGGCCGACGGCATCGTCACCGCGGATCTGTGTGAACACCACCCCGCGGGCGGGAACCACTTCGACGCCGACGGCGTCGCCCGCACGTTCGGCACGAAGCACATGACCGTCGAGGGCGCGGTGGCACTGGGCGAGGACCTCGACGCCGAGGAGACCCGAGTGGTCCACGTCTCTCACTTCCTCCACGCCGACCGAGCGTTCGAGGCGCCGCTGGCCGTCGACGGCGAGCGCTACGAACTCTGA
- a CDS encoding DEAD/DEAH box helicase has protein sequence MSQQVGEVGTLFLHEYGDDVRVAVVKDGERRLHAILELKETDAGPRPARLRLKQGASEEPRPPDLFVELARSASRIRISEQTSKATRRRLQELLDAYQLEAKAVRTCRYCASEGQYSPVTSETAIEADGEYICPDCAKAELDRELAYKGEITAGARDRLYDLLTEVQDLERVSNLLKGDLDPDLTKFDEISATVDEVDPVPVDSLDLHPGIQDHLEGRFDTLLPVQSLAVENGATEGQDQLVVSATATGKTLIGEMAGLDRVLNGKGKMLFLVPLVALANQKHESFEERYGDMVDVSLRVGASRINDGGGRFDPGADVIVGTYEGIDHALRTGKDLGNIGTVVIDEVHTLGEDERGHRLDGLISRLKYYCGERSDNRSTDGTQWIYLSATVGNPGDLAEQLRAQLIEFEERPVPIERHVTFADGREKMQIENKLVRRAFDTKSSKGYRGQTIIFTNSRRRCHEISRKLEYDSAPYHAGLDHRRRKKVERMFADQDLAAVVTTAALAAGVDFPASQVVFDSLAMGIEWLTVQEFHQMLGRAGRPDYHDKGTVYVLVEPDGNYHSSQEMSEDEVAFKLLKGEMDPVITRYDEGAAVEETLANVTVGGKAAKRLNDRMIGEVPTTHAVGKLLEYEFIDGLSPTPMGRAVTSHFLSPDDAFLLLDGIRKGSDPYDIVGTMELRDDER, from the coding sequence GTGTCACAGCAGGTCGGCGAGGTCGGGACGCTGTTCCTCCACGAGTACGGCGACGACGTGCGGGTCGCCGTCGTCAAGGACGGAGAGCGGCGTCTCCACGCGATACTGGAACTCAAGGAGACCGACGCCGGGCCGCGACCGGCGCGACTCCGCCTGAAGCAGGGCGCCAGCGAGGAGCCCCGCCCGCCCGACCTGTTCGTCGAACTCGCCCGCTCGGCCTCGCGCATCCGCATCTCCGAGCAGACCTCGAAGGCGACTCGCCGGCGCCTACAGGAACTGCTCGACGCCTACCAGCTCGAAGCCAAAGCCGTCCGCACCTGCCGCTACTGCGCCAGCGAGGGGCAGTACTCGCCGGTCACCTCCGAGACGGCCATCGAGGCCGACGGCGAGTACATCTGCCCCGACTGCGCGAAGGCCGAACTCGACCGCGAACTCGCCTACAAAGGCGAGATCACCGCCGGCGCCCGCGACCGGCTCTACGACCTGCTCACCGAGGTTCAGGACCTCGAACGCGTCTCGAACCTCCTGAAAGGCGATCTGGACCCCGATCTGACGAAGTTCGACGAGATCTCGGCGACCGTCGACGAGGTCGACCCCGTCCCGGTCGACTCGCTGGATCTCCACCCCGGTATTCAGGACCACCTCGAAGGGCGCTTCGACACGCTCCTGCCGGTCCAGAGTCTCGCCGTCGAGAACGGCGCGACCGAGGGCCAGGACCAACTGGTCGTGTCCGCGACGGCGACGGGGAAGACGCTCATCGGCGAGATGGCCGGCCTCGACCGCGTCCTGAACGGCAAGGGCAAGATGCTCTTTCTCGTGCCGCTGGTCGCGCTCGCCAACCAGAAACACGAGTCCTTCGAGGAGCGCTACGGCGACATGGTCGACGTCTCTCTCAGAGTCGGCGCCAGCCGCATCAACGACGGCGGCGGCCGCTTCGACCCCGGCGCCGACGTGATCGTCGGGACCTACGAGGGCATCGACCACGCGCTGCGGACCGGCAAGGACCTGGGCAACATCGGGACGGTCGTCATCGACGAGGTCCACACCCTCGGCGAGGACGAGCGCGGCCACCGCCTCGACGGCCTGATCTCGCGGCTGAAGTACTACTGCGGCGAGCGCTCGGACAACCGGAGCACGGACGGCACGCAGTGGATCTACCTCTCGGCGACCGTCGGCAACCCCGGCGACCTGGCCGAGCAGCTGCGCGCCCAGCTCATCGAGTTCGAGGAGCGCCCGGTCCCGATCGAACGCCACGTTACCTTCGCGGACGGCCGCGAGAAGATGCAGATAGAGAACAAGCTCGTCCGCAGGGCCTTCGACACGAAATCGTCGAAGGGGTATCGCGGCCAGACCATCATCTTCACTAACTCCCGGCGGCGCTGTCACGAGATCTCCCGCAAGCTGGAGTACGACTCGGCGCCCTACCACGCCGGGCTGGACCACCGCCGCCGGAAGAAGGTCGAGCGGATGTTCGCCGACCAGGATCTGGCCGCGGTCGTGACGACCGCCGCACTCGCCGCGGGGGTCGACTTCCCCGCCTCGCAGGTCGTCTTCGACTCGCTGGCGATGGGCATCGAGTGGCTCACCGTCCAGGAGTTCCACCAGATGCTCGGCCGCGCGGGGCGGCCGGACTACCACGACAAGGGCACCGTCTACGTCCTCGTCGAGCCCGACGGCAATTACCACAGCAGCCAGGAGATGAGCGAGGACGAGGTGGCGTTCAAGCTGCTGAAAGGCGAGATGGACCCTGTCATCACCCGCTACGACGAGGGCGCGGCCGTCGAGGAGACGCTCGCCAACGTCACCGTCGGGGGCAAGGCGGCCAAGCGGCTCAACGACCGGATGATCGGCGAGGTGCCGACAACACACGCCGTCGGCAAGCTGCTGGAGTACGAGTTCATCGACGGCCTCTCGCCGACGCCGATGGGCCGGGCGGTCACCTCCCACTTCCTCTCGCCCGACGACGCGTTCCTGCTGCTCGACGGTATCCGCAAGGGGTCGGATCCCTACGACATCGTCGGGACGATGGAGCTGCGCGACGACGAGCGGTAG
- the hepT gene encoding type VII toxin-antitoxin system HepT family RNase toxin produces MSDPHGPDRVETMVEKAEFVEECLEILAARQSITRDAYRSDTVTRDVVERRFEKASQACVDIGRMLLRDIDGRAPDSNAAVMERLATVDVLSAETASKMGQAAMFRNVLAHEYGDVLDQDIVYEALQDLGRYRAFLHELRDYLDDVDAI; encoded by the coding sequence ATGTCGGACCCGCACGGTCCTGACCGCGTCGAGACGATGGTCGAGAAGGCAGAGTTCGTCGAAGAGTGTCTCGAAATTCTCGCAGCCCGCCAGTCCATCACCCGTGATGCCTATCGGTCGGATACCGTGACCAGAGACGTGGTCGAACGCCGTTTCGAGAAGGCGAGCCAGGCGTGTGTCGACATCGGGCGGATGCTCCTCCGCGACATCGACGGTCGGGCTCCGGATTCGAACGCCGCCGTGATGGAGCGACTCGCGACCGTCGACGTACTCTCCGCGGAAACCGCTTCGAAGATGGGTCAGGCGGCGATGTTTCGAAACGTGCTCGCCCACGAATACGGCGACGTGCTCGATCAAGACATCGTGTACGAGGCGCTTCAGGATCTCGGTCGCTACAGGGCGTTTCTCCACGAGCTCCGCGACTACCTCGACGATGTGGACGCGATCTGA
- a CDS encoding nucleotidyltransferase domain-containing protein, translated as MSEREAPTDLSERETAVSIDTDRIRTVLDQYPIRLAVLFGSQVTGVADASSDVDIAVDFEGAVDDPGEPLLSLLADLSVALDRNDIDLSLVDDLDPRVGRAAFSHGVLLSGSPERADALRDEFEAAAERREPNQSLRDRLDETLERVDRHVERAG; from the coding sequence ATGAGCGAGCGGGAGGCGCCCACCGATCTATCGGAGCGGGAGACCGCGGTTTCTATCGACACCGATCGGATCCGGACGGTGCTCGACCAGTATCCGATCCGTCTGGCGGTTCTGTTCGGCTCACAGGTCACCGGCGTCGCGGACGCTAGCAGCGATGTCGATATCGCCGTCGATTTCGAGGGAGCCGTCGATGACCCCGGCGAACCGCTCCTGTCGCTGCTCGCCGACCTCTCCGTGGCACTCGACCGCAACGATATCGACCTCTCGCTCGTCGACGACCTCGATCCGCGGGTCGGTCGTGCGGCGTTCTCGCACGGCGTTCTCCTGTCCGGGTCGCCAGAGCGCGCGGACGCACTCCGAGACGAGTTCGAAGCCGCCGCGGAACGGCGCGAACCGAACCAGTCGCTCCGCGACCGGCTCGACGAGACGCTCGAACGGGTGGACCGACACGTCGAGCGCGCGGGGTGA
- a CDS encoding CehA/McbA family metallohydrolase, translating to MTAGTGPDPARTITLDAHVHTDASYDCATPPERVVEAALSAGLDAVAVTDHDAVVGAPRAVAAAEGTDLLVVPGVEVSTADGHLLALGVEWAPEPGRPFAETVTAVREAGGVSVVPHPFQISRHGVRRAVLAGCEVDGIETRNAVAVTGYQNRRARQFATAEGHPAIGGSDAHRPDLIGRAFTSVTLPAGVDWTTMTVADVLAGIRAGRATAQGTVTTPVEFGKTYAWHARETAATALDSAGTAASNGRTAAGAHPALGAGAVLGSALLLGSRGGRVGRVPRRIAGRIR from the coding sequence ATGACTGCCGGAACCGGGCCCGATCCGGCCCGAACTATCACCCTCGACGCACACGTCCACACGGACGCGTCCTACGACTGTGCGACCCCGCCCGAACGCGTCGTCGAGGCGGCGCTCTCGGCCGGCCTCGACGCGGTCGCGGTCACCGACCACGACGCCGTCGTCGGCGCGCCACGGGCGGTCGCCGCCGCCGAGGGAACGGACCTGCTCGTCGTGCCGGGCGTGGAGGTCTCGACGGCCGACGGCCACCTGCTCGCGCTGGGGGTCGAGTGGGCGCCCGAACCGGGGCGCCCGTTCGCCGAGACGGTGACCGCGGTCCGCGAGGCCGGCGGCGTGTCCGTCGTCCCGCATCCCTTCCAGATCAGCCGCCACGGCGTCCGCCGGGCGGTCCTGGCCGGCTGCGAGGTCGACGGTATCGAGACGCGAAACGCCGTCGCGGTGACGGGGTACCAGAACCGACGGGCCAGACAGTTCGCGACCGCCGAGGGACACCCGGCGATCGGCGGCAGCGACGCACACCGGCCGGACCTGATCGGACGGGCGTTCACGAGCGTCACGCTCCCCGCCGGGGTCGACTGGACGACGATGACGGTCGCGGACGTGCTGGCGGGGATCCGTGCGGGCCGGGCGACCGCGCAGGGGACCGTCACGACGCCGGTCGAGTTCGGGAAGACCTACGCCTGGCACGCTCGCGAGACGGCGGCGACGGCGCTCGACTCGGCGGGGACCGCCGCGTCGAACGGCCGGACGGCGGCGGGCGCCCACCCCGCGCTCGGCGCCGGTGCGGTGCTCGGCTCCGCGCTGTTGCTCGGCTCGCGAGGCGGCCGCGTCGGCCGCGTTCCCCGCCGTATCGCCGGCCGGATCCGCTAG
- a CDS encoding SLC13 family permease, whose translation MPFGITAGAAFVFLVILAALILFATEPVPVDITAIGVLVALLLVEPLSATAADLGLLADPLVVLSDPAEGLSATENGLSGFASSATLTVLAMFVLSEGVQRTGVVQILGSKIAAVTRDSESRQLSAIIGVVSPISGFINNTAAVAILLPMVTDLAHEGKTSPSKLLIPLSYASMFGGMLTLIGTSTNILASELSGRLIGRTFTMFEFTQLGVIVSIVGAAYLLTVGRWLTPARIPVAEDLTEEFEMGEYLTEVVVREDSPMVGETVRDALADTDFDVDLVQLIRGERAFTEPLDPKVIQAGDVFAVRTDRDTLVDLSDAEGLDLLPEVEVDETELEQPSERENLVEVVIAPGSNLVGESLASANFRQRYDATVLALRRGQELFRQRMDDVRLRVGDTLLIQGPPDSIERLNANRDFIVAQEIDRPDYRRSKIPVAVGVVGAVVGVAALGVLPIVVAALTGALLMVLSGCLKPTEVYDAVQWDVIFLLAGVIPLGIALENTGGADLIADLVVQSSTLLPPLGVLALMYLVTALLTNIISNNASVVLMIPVAVEAARQLGVNTFSFILAVTFAASTAFMTPVGYQTNLFVYGPGGYRFSDYLKVGTPLQLIFAAVTTLGIYAFWGL comes from the coding sequence GTGCCATTCGGGATCACCGCCGGCGCCGCCTTCGTCTTCCTCGTCATCCTCGCCGCGCTGATCCTCTTCGCCACCGAACCGGTCCCCGTCGACATCACCGCCATCGGCGTCCTCGTCGCCCTGCTGCTGGTCGAACCGCTGTCGGCGACCGCCGCCGACCTGGGCCTGCTTGCCGACCCGCTGGTCGTGTTGAGCGACCCCGCCGAGGGGCTCTCGGCCACCGAGAACGGCCTCTCCGGGTTCGCGAGTTCGGCGACGCTGACGGTCCTCGCCATGTTCGTCCTCTCGGAGGGCGTCCAGCGCACCGGGGTCGTCCAGATCCTCGGGTCGAAGATCGCCGCCGTCACCCGCGATAGCGAATCGCGCCAGCTGAGCGCCATCATCGGCGTCGTCAGCCCCATCTCCGGGTTCATCAACAACACCGCCGCCGTCGCCATCCTCCTGCCGATGGTCACCGACCTGGCTCACGAGGGCAAGACTTCCCCGTCGAAGCTACTCATTCCCCTCTCCTACGCCTCGATGTTCGGCGGCATGTTGACGCTGATCGGCACCTCGACGAACATCCTCGCCTCGGAGCTGTCGGGGCGGCTGATCGGCCGCACGTTCACGATGTTCGAGTTCACGCAGCTGGGCGTAATCGTCTCGATCGTCGGCGCGGCGTATCTACTGACGGTCGGTCGCTGGCTGACGCCCGCGCGCATCCCCGTCGCCGAGGACCTGACCGAGGAGTTCGAGATGGGCGAGTACCTCACCGAAGTGGTCGTCCGCGAGGACTCGCCGATGGTCGGCGAGACCGTCCGCGACGCGCTCGCCGACACCGACTTCGACGTGGATCTCGTCCAGTTGATCCGGGGCGAACGGGCGTTCACCGAACCGCTGGACCCGAAGGTGATCCAGGCAGGCGACGTGTTCGCGGTGCGGACCGACCGCGACACGCTCGTCGACCTCTCGGACGCCGAAGGACTGGATCTCCTCCCCGAGGTCGAGGTGGACGAGACCGAACTCGAACAGCCCAGCGAGCGCGAGAACCTCGTCGAAGTGGTGATCGCACCCGGGTCGAACCTCGTCGGCGAGTCGCTCGCCTCGGCGAACTTCCGCCAGCGCTACGACGCCACCGTCCTCGCGCTGCGGCGCGGTCAGGAGCTGTTCCGCCAGCGCATGGACGACGTGCGCCTGCGCGTCGGCGACACCCTCCTGATCCAGGGACCGCCCGATAGCATCGAGCGACTCAACGCCAACCGCGACTTCATCGTCGCCCAGGAGATCGACCGCCCCGACTACCGCCGCTCGAAGATCCCCGTCGCCGTCGGCGTCGTCGGCGCCGTCGTCGGCGTCGCCGCCCTCGGCGTCCTTCCCATCGTCGTCGCCGCGCTGACCGGTGCCCTGCTGATGGTTCTCAGCGGCTGTCTCAAGCCGACCGAGGTCTACGACGCCGTCCAGTGGGACGTGATATTCCTGCTCGCCGGCGTCATCCCGCTGGGCATCGCTCTGGAGAACACCGGCGGCGCCGACCTGATCGCCGACCTGGTCGTCCAGTCGTCGACCCTGCTCCCGCCGCTGGGCGTGCTCGCGTTGATGTACCTCGTTACCGCCCTGCTCACCAACATCATCAGCAACAACGCTAGCGTCGTCCTCATGATCCCCGTCGCCGTCGAGGCCGCCCGCCAGCTCGGCGTGAACACCTTCTCTTTTATCCTCGCCGTCACCTTCGCCGCCTCGACCGCGTTCATGACCCCCGTCGGCTACCAGACCAACCTCTTCGTCTACGGCCCCGGCGGCTACCGCTTCTCCGATTACCTCAAAGTCGGGACGCCCCTCCAGTTGATCTTCGCCGCCGTCACGACGCTCGGTATCTACGCGTTCTGGGGGCTGTGA
- a CDS encoding RNA-guided endonuclease InsQ/TnpB family protein, which produces MASDDYVRRTAITRLSVSSEQAERLEDTIDEYRTGANIATKIGWNCRETESRKLQSLAYDDIRDQTDLGSQHAILACFQAAEALRGVAERKRQDRPYSRPDFTAPTVKYDAKTMTLFENDTVSLATTGSRVRCELVLPDEEDGYQHQYLDSDEWEVTESTLTARDDAYFLHLGFRKPKPDTEGSPAEDRTVLGVDLGIENLAVTSTAHFESGQELLHDHREFERIRGNLQQTGTESAHRTLLQRGDREEGYNRDYIHGVSNQLLAEAVGHGCTHIVFENLTHIGDSMPSRRKFHQWAHAKLVQYVEYKADELDIEVGYVDPRNTSKRCCECGHISDENRTDRDSFECEKCGATANADYNAAKNVGWRFVRRGLQNSRRTGDSQLALKSGTVKPNRGFVSYSEQEAEVTSTDKFHPPRSKRASAPSE; this is translated from the coding sequence GTGGCGAGCGACGACTACGTGCGGCGCACCGCAATCACACGTCTGTCAGTGTCGTCTGAGCAAGCCGAACGGCTTGAAGACACGATTGACGAGTATCGAACGGGCGCGAACATCGCCACGAAAATCGGCTGGAATTGCCGAGAAACTGAAAGCCGAAAACTCCAGTCGCTCGCATACGACGATATCCGCGATCAAACTGATCTCGGGAGTCAGCACGCCATACTTGCCTGCTTCCAGGCCGCAGAGGCCCTCAGAGGTGTTGCCGAACGAAAGCGACAAGACCGCCCTTACTCGAGACCCGATTTCACTGCACCGACAGTGAAGTACGATGCCAAGACGATGACTCTGTTCGAGAATGACACAGTCTCACTCGCCACTACGGGCAGCCGTGTTAGGTGTGAGCTGGTACTGCCCGATGAGGAGGACGGATATCAGCACCAGTATCTCGACAGCGATGAATGGGAAGTGACTGAGTCTACACTTACTGCGCGTGACGACGCCTATTTTCTACATCTCGGGTTCCGAAAGCCGAAACCAGATACCGAGGGGTCTCCCGCTGAGGACAGGACAGTCCTCGGGGTTGATCTCGGTATCGAAAACCTCGCCGTCACCAGCACCGCCCACTTCGAGTCGGGTCAAGAGTTGTTACACGATCATCGTGAGTTCGAGCGCATACGCGGCAATCTTCAGCAAACAGGCACCGAATCTGCACATCGGACGCTTCTCCAGCGAGGAGATCGCGAGGAAGGTTACAACCGAGATTACATTCACGGCGTATCTAACCAATTGCTCGCGGAAGCCGTTGGTCACGGTTGTACCCATATCGTCTTCGAGAATTTGACGCACATTGGAGACTCGATGCCGAGCAGGCGAAAGTTCCACCAGTGGGCGCATGCGAAACTCGTACAGTACGTTGAGTACAAAGCCGATGAACTCGATATCGAAGTCGGCTACGTGGATCCGAGGAACACTTCGAAGCGGTGCTGTGAATGCGGACACATCAGCGATGAGAACCGCACGGATCGCGACAGTTTCGAGTGCGAGAAATGTGGAGCAACGGCAAACGCGGATTACAATGCGGCGAAAAACGTCGGTTGGCGGTTTGTCCGTCGGGGGCTACAGAACTCACGGCGGACGGGCGACAGTCAACTCGCCCTCAAGTCGGGGACAGTGAAACCGAATCGAGGATTCGTCTCGTACTCTGAACAAGAGGCCGAGGTAACGTCCACCGACAAGTTCCACCCACCGAGAAGCAAGCGGGCGTCAGCCCCGAGCGAGTAG
- a CDS encoding minichromosome maintenance protein MCM, giving the protein MARAENTELIDSFEELYRDYYRNEIGELAQKYPTEQKSLYLDWGDIYRFDPDLADDVRSHPEELRDYAEEALRLYDLPVDVKLGQAHVRIRNLPDATDIREIRADHRGQLIAVQGVVRKATDVKPKITQAAFECQRCGTLTRIPQESGDFQEPHECQGCERQGPFRVNFDQSEFVDAQKIRVQESPEGLRGGETPQSIDVNIEDDITGEVTAGDHVRVSGVLKLDQQGNDQDQSPMFDTYMEGFSVEIEDEQFEEMDITEEDKQEIVELSGRENIYDEMVGAIAPSIYGYEREKLSMILQLFSGVTKHLPDESRIRGDLHMLLIGDPGTGKSQMLSYIKNIAPRSVYTSGKGSSSAGLTAAAVRDDFGDGQQWTLEAGALVLADQGIAAVDELDKMAADDRSAMHQALEQQEISVSKAGINATLKSRCSLLGAANPKYGRFDQYEPISEQIDLEPALISRFDLIFTVTDQPDEEKDRNLADHILRTNYAGELHTHRVESNKSNFSDDEVENVTDEVAPTIEPELLRKYIAYAKRTCFPTMTEEARAEIENFYVDLRTKGTDEDAAVPVTARKLEAIVRLAEASARVRLSDTVTQGDAERVIEIVRSCMEDVGVDPETGELDADMIEAGTSKSQRDRIKNIKGLIDDLEDEYDEGAPVDVVVDRAEEIGMDETKAEHEIEKLKQKGEVYEPQTDYLRTT; this is encoded by the coding sequence ATGGCGCGCGCCGAGAACACCGAACTGATAGACTCCTTCGAGGAACTCTATCGGGACTACTACCGCAACGAGATCGGCGAGCTCGCCCAGAAGTACCCGACCGAGCAGAAGTCGCTGTATCTCGACTGGGGGGACATCTATCGGTTCGACCCCGATCTGGCCGACGACGTGCGCTCGCATCCGGAGGAGCTGCGCGACTACGCCGAGGAAGCGCTCCGCCTCTACGACCTGCCCGTCGACGTGAAGCTCGGACAGGCCCACGTCCGGATCCGGAACCTCCCCGACGCCACCGACATCCGCGAGATTCGCGCCGACCACCGTGGGCAGCTCATCGCCGTCCAGGGCGTCGTCCGCAAGGCTACCGACGTCAAACCCAAGATCACCCAGGCCGCCTTCGAGTGCCAGCGCTGTGGCACCCTCACCCGCATCCCCCAGGAGTCTGGCGACTTCCAGGAGCCCCACGAGTGCCAGGGCTGCGAGCGACAGGGGCCGTTCCGCGTCAACTTCGACCAGTCGGAGTTCGTCGACGCCCAGAAGATCCGTGTTCAGGAGTCACCCGAGGGGCTGCGCGGCGGCGAGACGCCCCAGAGTATCGACGTAAACATCGAGGACGACATCACCGGCGAGGTGACTGCCGGCGACCACGTCCGCGTCAGCGGCGTCCTCAAGCTCGACCAGCAGGGCAACGACCAGGACCAGTCGCCCATGTTCGACACGTACATGGAGGGGTTCTCCGTCGAGATCGAGGACGAGCAGTTCGAGGAGATGGACATCACCGAGGAGGACAAACAAGAGATCGTCGAGCTGTCCGGCCGCGAGAACATCTACGACGAGATGGTCGGCGCCATCGCCCCCTCGATCTACGGCTACGAACGCGAGAAGCTCTCGATGATCCTCCAGCTGTTCTCGGGCGTGACGAAACACCTCCCCGACGAATCCCGGATCCGGGGCGACCTGCATATGCTCCTGATCGGGGATCCCGGAACTGGCAAATCCCAGATGTTATCATATATCAAAAATATTGCCCCAAGATCAGTCTATACATCAGGAAAAGGAAGTTCCAGTGCGGGGCTCACGGCGGCGGCTGTCAGAGACGACTTCGGCGACGGACAGCAGTGGACTTTAGAGGCTGGTGCGCTTGTTTTGGCCGATCAAGGAATCGCTGCGGTCGACGAACTAGATAAGATGGCAGCCGACGATAGGTCGGCAATGCATCAAGCACTTGAACAACAGGAGATTAGTGTAAGTAAAGCAGGTATTAATGCGACACTTAAATCTCGTTGCTCGTTGCTCGGCGCGGCCAACCCGAAGTACGGCCGCTTCGACCAGTACGAGCCCATCAGCGAGCAGATCGACCTAGAGCCGGCGCTCATCTCGCGGTTCGACCTGATCTTCACGGTCACCGACCAGCCCGACGAGGAGAAAGACCGGAACCTCGCGGACCACATCCTGCGGACCAACTACGCGGGGGAGCTACACACCCACCGCGTCGAGTCGAACAAGTCGAACTTCAGCGACGACGAGGTCGAGAACGTCACCGACGAGGTGGCGCCGACGATCGAGCCCGAGCTGTTGCGCAAGTACATCGCCTACGCCAAGCGCACCTGCTTCCCGACGATGACCGAGGAGGCCCGCGCGGAGATCGAGAACTTCTACGTGGACCTGCGGACGAAAGGGACCGACGAGGACGCGGCGGTGCCCGTGACGGCCCGCAAACTGGAGGCGATCGTGCGGCTCGCCGAGGCCTCCGCGCGGGTGCGCCTGTCGGACACCGTCACGCAGGGCGACGCCGAGCGGGTCATCGAGATCGTCCGCTCGTGTATGGAGGACGTGGGCGTCGACCCGGAGACGGGCGAACTCGACGCGGACATGATCGAGGCCGGCACCTCCAAGAGCCAGCGCGACCGCATCAAGAATATCAAAGGGCTGATCGACGACCTCGAAGACGAGTACGACGAGGGCGCGCCGGTCGACGTGGTCGTCGACCGCGCCGAGGAGATCGGCATGGACGAGACGAAGGCGGAACACGAGATCGAGAAGCTCAAACAGAAAGGCGAGGTGTACGAGCCCCAGACGGACTACCTCCGGACCACGTGA
- a CDS encoding DUF7854 family protein — protein MDRISALRNVEDALRRFEDGEVDLSELERDVRGTLRTYATEFDGDLAAYRAERTDAAKSGRGNAAVDGTVVLAGSKQGARERVRELVDRPGPFAVERFERD, from the coding sequence ATGGACCGCATCTCCGCACTCCGCAACGTCGAGGACGCGCTCCGCCGGTTCGAGGACGGCGAGGTGGACCTCTCGGAGTTGGAGCGCGACGTGCGGGGGACGCTGCGGACGTACGCGACCGAATTCGACGGTGACCTGGCGGCCTACCGGGCCGAGCGCACCGACGCGGCGAAGAGTGGACGCGGCAACGCGGCCGTCGACGGGACGGTCGTGCTGGCGGGGTCGAAACAGGGCGCTCGCGAGCGGGTTCGCGAACTGGTCGACCGTCCGGGTCCGTTCGCTGTCGAGCGGTTCGAGCGGGACTAG